CTGAATTTGTGCATGTGCAACGACATAGGTTTCCGATAGAAAACCAAGTAGCAAATTAGAGCATGGCTCTGACGTGTTGGAAAACTTCCTAAATTTCGTCCTGTGAAATGTGTGTAATGTTCAGAGAAACATTTTACAACTGTATTTTACCTATACTGTGAACCAAATGTTCGAGGATAAGATCATGCATACAAATCAGGCATGTTGTTGTAGATCCCCATGACATACTGCTGAATTGCTTTGGATGAATTAGTGgttcaattttaactttaaactaTTAGCAACCTcactcggagcagtcggataacccctTGCAAAATATGCATAATAAGCAATAAACTTGCAgcagcaaaaattgtttgcacccacaaaactttctcaaacacaataaaaataccacacttggagcagtcggataactccttgggcgagctgccttcgattacgttggtcgatagcgctaatgggccaaggaagtgttttctgctctatgcaccaattgtttgcacccacaaaactttctcaaacccaataaaaataccacacttggagcagtcggataactccttggccgagctgccttcgattacgttggtcgatagcgctaatgggccaaggaagtgttttctgctctatgcaccaattgtttgcacccacaaaactttctcaaacacaataaaaataccacacttggagcagtcggataactccttgggcgagctgccttcgattacgttggtcgatatcgctaatgggccaaggaagtgttttctgctctatgcaccaattatttgcacccacaaaactttctcaaacacaataaaaataccacacttggagcagtcggataactccttgggcgagctgccttcgattacgttggtcgatagcgctaatgggccaaggaagtgttttctgctctatgcaccaattgtttgcacccacaaaactttctcaaacacaataaaaataccacacttggagcagttggataactccttgggcgagctgccttcgattacgttggtcgatagggGGGGAAGTgttgggccaaggaagtgttttctgctctatgcaccaattgtttgcacccacaaaactttctcaaacacaataaaaataccacacttggagcagtcggataactccttgggcgagctgccttcgattacgttggtcgatagcgctaatgggccaaggaagtgttttctgctctatgcaccaattatttgcacccacaaaactttctcaaacacaataaaaataccacacttggagcagttggataactccttgggcgagctgccttcgattacgttggtcgatagcgctaatgggccaaggaagtgttttctgctctatgcaccaattgtttgcacccacaaaactttctcaaacacaataaaaataccacacttggagcagtcggataactccttgggcgagctgccttcgattacgttggtcgatagcgctaatgggccaaggaagtgttttctgctctatgcaccaattgtttgcacccacaaaactttctcaaacacaataaaaataccacacttggagcagtcggataactccttgggcgagctgccttcgattacgttggtcgatagcgctaatgggccaagtaagtgttttctgctctatgcaccaatttttgcattctcaaacacaataaaaataccacacttggagcagtcggataactccttgggcgagctgccttcgattacgttggtcgatagcgctaatgggccaaggaagtgttttctgctctatgcaccgattgtttgcacccacaaaactttctcaaacacaataaaaataccacacttggagcagtcggataactccttgggcgagctgtcttcgattacgttggttgatagcgctaatgggccaaggaagtgttttctgctctatgcaccgattgtttgcacccacaaaacattctcaaacacaataaaaataccacacttggagcagtcggataactccttgggcgagctgccttcgattacgttggtcgatagcgctaatgggccaaggaagtattttctgctctatgcaccaattgtttgcacccacaaaactttctcaaacacaataaaaataccacacttggagcagttggataactccttgggcgagctgccttcgattacgttggtcgatagcgctaatgggccaaggaagtgttttctgctctatccaccaattgtttgcacccacaaaactttctcaaacacaataaaaataccacacttggagcagtcggataactccttgggcgagctgccttcgattacgttggtcgatagcgctaatgggccaagcaagtgttttctgctctatgcaccaattgtttgcacccacaaaactctctcaaacacaataaaaataccacacttggagcagtcggataactccttgggcgagctgccttcgattacgttggtcgatagcgctaatgggccaaggaagtgttttctgctctatgcaccaattgtttgcacccacaaaactttctcaaacacaataaaaataccacacttggagcagtcggataactccttgggcgagctgccttcgattacgttggtcgatggcgctaatgggccaaggacgtgttttctgctctatgcaccaattaattgcacccacaaaactttctcaaacacaataaaaataccacacttggagcagttggataactccttgggcgagctgccttcgattacgttggtcgatagcgctaatgggccaaggaagtgttttctgctctatgcaccaattgtttgcacccacaaaactttctcaaacacaataaaaataccacacttggagcagtcggataactccttgggcgagctgccttcgattacgttggtcgatagcgctaatgggccaaggaagtgttttctgctctatgcaccaatttttgcattctcaaacacaataaaaataccacacttggagcagtcggataactccttgggcgagctgccttcgattacgttggttgatagcgctaatgggccaagtaagtgttttctgctctatgcaccaattgtttgcacccacaaaactttctcaaacacaataaaaataccacacttggagcagtcggataactccttgggcgagctgccttcgattacgttggtcgatagcgctaatgggccaaggaagtgttttctgctctatgcacaaattgtttgcacccacaagacTTGCCCACACCTACTTGATTATAattcaataatattatttcaagaaGGGTTCAAGGAACCGATAGGCCAAAACCGCAACTGACACAAGAGCATAATACATtgatttattccaaatttaCTGTTTGAACGAGAAAGACAGACCATTACCAGACACTTTAGAACTGTATTAATGTAGCACACCTTCTTACACTAATCTCAGTGCcatgttttattttgctatGCTTGCTTGTTTCAATCATCATAGAATATTTATCatagaataaaagtaaatttataatttctatagGAGGAAACTACGAAATCACAGGCTTAAtacttaataatattattttattgtatcaaaaaattataaggaaactcatctttttcatttttcatgaaaatgtggCTGTTTGAGAAAAAGAATCTGTTTTGGATTGAGAGATGTcaaatttgaagcaaaatttagctagtcaagagtcaaaatgttgagatgtgCTCAAAAATGGCCTTTCAAATAGTTTCTAAAGTACTCTTCTTTGCGCAAGGGTAAGTCCatgtttatttataacttaaaaccgcATTGCGGAGAAGTAAGGTAAATtgtgcaaaaaataatttagttctttctttttgcaCCGAATGTATGTAAGCCGTCTCCCAATCTTATAGGATCACCTTGTCCGATTTggtcactcctggaaaaaaagcaacaaacacaaaaaacacatacgtgattttgtttgtggtaaaaatttttaattccgcATTTTGGCatataggatcttgaaacttgaaaatagGGTTATTTGAtgtgctgaatatgatggtgtgatttccatttagATAACCTATTTTGGTTGCTTTTCCTCTTTCAGACATAGGTCATATTTTcactggctcgtaacttttaatgggtaccattaagcttaatgagctctatatttttgaaatcaactTGAATGTTCGATTCTTTTGTAGTATGTACTATTATcaaatatttgtgttttagGGTTTCGATTACTCTTGATCCGGGTCACCCGGTACTTACAGcttgttgccacgaactgtttgttgCAATGGAGAATGCTAGTATTTTTCGATATTATTcgcattttactttttaatttcaggGCTAAAAAATGATTAGTTTGTGTTTAATACTAATACTGTTTTAGTGTTTCGAATTATATGAAACTTATTGATTCGTATTCTATGACCATTCAATTTTGATTGACATTATACCTAACTGTCTGTTAAATGGTCATCATGTGTAGTTTTGCTTCAGATTAAAAATCACCATTTGccttaataaatgaattttcgtTTTATCTTTGCGACATGAAATTTTCACGGGTATGTACCGACAgtattttttatcatgaaatACAGACAAGTTCCGaaacaaaaaatggaaattcaTAAAACACTTGAAACCCGAGTCTACaaaagctgtttaaaaaaaaaaaaaaaaaaaaaaaaaaaaaaaaaaaaaaaaaaaaaaaaaaaaaaaaaaaaaaaaaaaacaagaagaatttgGTTGCACACACGAAGGGACAAAGTCAAGGAATTTTTTCCTAGATGCAAATTCAAATCAGAATCTGATCGTTACCATGTTCTAACTTTTAAaccaattaatgaaaataactgcCTAGCTTTCTGCTGAGAAGTTAGAGGTGAACGTTGCCATCAGATAGGCCACGTTCTCTTTTTGTAGCAttgacaaatatatatatatatatatatatatatatatatatatatatatatatatatatatatatttatatatatatatatatatatatatatatatatatatatatatatatatataaatcttctGCATGGTACCACTCCTAAAAGGGTGCTTTAGCTAAAAATTAGAAGACAAGAGATGTCAGAGAATTCAGGGGATAAAGTTATTTACTaacgtttaaaaaacttgtatgttatgttcaaaaaaatttgacttcAAGAAATGTATACCAACTTTATAATATTGCTGTTATGAAAGGGGCCGTtgataagctctaattttttttaaaaatgaaggaaTTATGACATCAAGAGGTACTTGTAATATTATTCCTTTATCTGTGCCATAAAACatagtaaataaaacaagaaaatgaacCTGATTCGGGTAGATTTAATGAATGTTGACAAAAGCATCTACGAGCCAAGGAAAAACGTCTTTCTTTTAGAttcacgaattttttttattgattatataGTGATTCAATAAGAGCCgtctttttcttctattgttATTGTCTATCAAAGACCCAAAAAAAACAGTGTAATCATTTGGTGTAGTAGGTCAGAGTAAATGACTTGATGACGTCAAACAATAAAGCCTAAATGTATTGTAAGGTATATGTAATGTTGTTTAACATGTacagcaattaaaattttgaagtgCCCCTCTCCCCAAAACAGATTTAATGTTAGCTTTGAGgctttttataaatatgaatttttctgAGCAAAATATACGAAATAGGTACGGAACTCATTCAGCTTCAATCCTAGCTGTAAGAGAAAATGATTATTCCAGCTAAGGCTCTATAAATTGTTCACATAATTGACCATACTTCTGAAAGCTGGTCGTCGAAAAAGTACAATACATGGCCATATTCAAATATTCAATCTGTAGTTCGTGCCTATTTTTAGTCTATGAACTGTCAATTCCTTTttgtgtaaataaaaaaaaaaacaattgaaaatcaggagcagcattaaaagtaaaaacgaaCAGGAACTATACCGCATATAAGGGAGGGGTCATACTTTGTTCTTTATATTGCTCCTAGATACCTTTCTATTTATGCTAGTGCTTTTAGTCCttttgaaagagctttttattctaatgaactccctcatatatggcctaatttcccactattttcagtttagggatgctccttactttcagtcgaaaaaactattattgagtttctgattattttttaaataattctggtAAATCTGATtttcccttcatgaaaaattcactTTGTTCATGGGAAACTTGTCCTTGAAAAGTTCTCTAATGtaaactaaccccccccccccgtaaaattccccatggacaattctaTCCTCTTAAAATTTCATCAGACTAtttcattctttcatttgaaaaaaaaaataatttcaaacacTATGTTTGGGGAAGCTTTAAGCAGGGATCTAACCTTGATAATGTCATAACAACTCAAATAAAACCGTAAATAACAATTAGAAGAGACCAAAGGAAACTGCCTAGGATCCAAGGAACCGCCAAGGAAACTGGCTGATTAGACCTAAGATGGAAccggggaagaaaaaaaaactttaagcttgatttcttttgtacttaaagaTTAAATCAGATATAGCACTTTGGTTCAGGTTGAGTCAACCACACTCTTATagtgttataatttttttcgtagGAAAACGTGAAGCAAAGATTAGTCGATTAATCCCAATTTTACAGAAGAGATAAGCGGCTACAAAAAGGTTATTGAGTTACGCTACCTTTCTCTGTCAATGGCACATCAGTGtacttttgcccccccccttctcCTCAGACAGATCAGTATAATATTAGGGAAATATATGAATCAGTATTTAAACATTTTGATGAAGGAACTTCGGTAGAAAGATAATAAGAAAtgactataagaaaaaaacattttattttgttaattcgtTAGTGTTTAATTTTACTCTGACATATCATCTCAGAATTTGACAGTCCTTACTGCTTCTCC
Above is a genomic segment from Artemia franciscana unplaced genomic scaffold, ASM3288406v1 Scaffold_2575, whole genome shotgun sequence containing:
- the LOC136042966 gene encoding uncharacterized protein LOC136042966; translation: MQLPLDNSLGELPSITLVDRGGSVGPRKCFLLYAPIVCTHKTFSNTIKIPHLEQSDNSLGELPSITLVDSANGPRKCFLLYAPIICTHKTFSNTIKIPHLEQLDNSLGELPSITLVDSANGPRKCFLLYAPIVCTHKTFSNTIKIPHLEQSDNSLGELPSITLVDSANGPRKCFLLYAPIVCTHKTFSNTIKIPHLEQSDNSLGELPSITLVDSANGPSKCFLLYAPIFAFSNTIKIPHLEQSDNSLGELPSITLVDSANGPRKCFLLYAPIVCTHKTFSNTIKIPHLEQSDNSLGELSSITLVDSANGPRKCFLLYAPIVCTHKTFSNTIKIPHLEQSDNSLGELPSITLVDSANGPRKYFLLYAPIVCTHKTFSNTIKIPHLEQLDNSLGELPSITLVDSANGPRKCFLLYPPIVCTHKTFSNTIKIPHLEQSDNSLGELPSITLVDSANGPSKCFLLYAPIVCTHKTLSNTIKIPHLEQSDNSLGELPSITLVDSANGPRKCFLLYAPIVCTHKTFSNTIKIPHLEQSDNSLGELPSITLVDGANGPRTCFLLYAPINCTHKTFSNTIKIPHLEQLDNSLGELPSITLVDSANGPRKCFLLYAPIVCTHKTFSNTIKIPHLEQSDNSLGELPSITLVDSANGPRKCFLLYAPIFAFSNTIKIPHLEQSDNSLGELPSITLVDSANGPSKCFLLYAPIVCTHKTFSNTIKIPHLEQSDNSLGELPSITLVDSANGPRKCFLLYAQIVCTHKTCPHLLDYNSIILFQEGFKEPIGQNRN